Genomic segment of Streptomyces sp. NA02950:
GCAACTTCCCGAACTCGCCGCATTCCCGAAGTCCCGGCGGGTCCGCGTCCGGGCCGGTCGGATGGGCCTGCCCACCGGGCCCCGGCGGCGCATGCCCGGCCTGCGGCGCGAGAAGGTCGCCCAGGTGGCAGACCGCACCGGCCCGCCGGCTGCGGACGGCGCCGCCGCGCACGTCGGACGGCCCTGCTCGGACTGCCGGACCGGCTCATGCCGCAGCTCGCGGCGACGATGCCTGCCTGCACGTGAGGCCGTATGAGCAGCGCGACTCTCCCCTTCTGGCACCGCCGGAACACAGATGCTGTGGCCCGGCTGTTCTGCGTCCCACACGCCGGTGGCGGCGCCCTCGCCTATCGGGACTGGATTCCCGAGGGCGGCCGTGACCTCGATGTCCAGCCTGTCCAACTGCCCGGGCGGGAGGGGCAGGCGGGCGCGCCCCTGGTCGACACAATGACGACGCTGGTCAACGGGGTCCTGGGCCCTGCCGTCGCCGAGGCGTCCGACCGCCCCATCGTTCTGTTCGGGCACAGCATGGGCGCCGCCATCGCCGCGGAGATCACCGCCTGGCTGCTGCGGCACGGTCGGCGCGCCCCCGAACTGCTCGTCGTCTCCTCATACTCCGGAAGCGAGGACTCCCCTCTCCGCCACGGGGCCGATGTCACCGACGAGGAGTTGATCGAGAACGTGCTGCCCATGGGAGGCACGGATCCACGGGTGCTCCTCGAGAGCAGCATGCGGGCTTACTTCCTGGAGGTCATACGCAACGACCTGCGCCTGCTGCGTACCTACCGCAGGAGCTACCGTCGGCTGCCGGTCCCCATCCTGGCCGTCGGCGGCGACGCCGACGACGGCGTGTCGCCCGCGGATCTGGCCGCCTGGCGGGACCGGTCCTCGTCGTCCTTCCGGCTGTGCGTACGCTCCGGGGGCCACTTCCCCTCGCGCGAGCAGGCACGGCACCTCGTGGACCTGGTACGCGAAGACCTTTCCCACCGGGCGTTCGACACCGGGACCAAGGGTGGTCCGGTGCCTGACCTCCAACGCTGAGTCGCGCAGGGAGCCCGCCGCTCCCTTCCCACCATCCACGCCACGTTGCCCATCAGGGGCTCATCCCGTGCACACGGCGTCGTACCCACACAGTCGAAAGGTGAGACACCCCATGACGAACCCATTCGAGGATGCAGAAGGTGAGTTTCTGGTGCTGGTCAACTCCGAGGAACAGCACTCGATCTGGCCGGCTCAGCTGGAGGTCCCAGCGGGCTGGACGACCGTCTTCGGCGCGGCGGGGCAGGACGCCTGTGTCGCCTATGTGAATGAGCACTGGACCGACATACGTCCCTTGAGCCTGCGCGACGCATCCGTCTGACCGCTCCACCGCCCGCGGTCCCCCACTGACCGATCGCACGAGCGGCCCCTACTCCTCGTCCAAGAACCCACCCTCACTGGGAAGTTGTCGTGACTGCAGCCGGTACCCGTCTCCCCCTCATGTCTTCCCAGCTCGGTGTCTGGTTCGCCAGTCAGACCGGTGGGAACCGGGGCTATTGGATCGCTGAGTACTACGATATCGATGGTCCCGTCGAGGGAGAGGTGTTCGAGAAGGCCTGGTATCAGGCATTCGACGAGGTGGAGTCCGGGAGCATCCGCGTCACGGAGGAAAACGAGGGGCTCTACCAGACAACGGGTGCAGCCCCCAGGCCCGTCATCCAGTGGCTGGACCTCTCCGACGAGCCCTCCGCGGAGGCGGCGGCGCACCAGTTCATGTCGGCGGACCTGGACCGTGACGTGGACCTCACAACGGCACCACTGGTGTCCGTCGCACTCATCAAGGTGTCCGACAAGCGTTTCTTCTGGTACCAGAAGGTGCACCACATCGCGTTGGACGGCTACGGGGGCTCGCTGTTCGCCCAGCGAGTGGGACACCTCTACAACGCCCGGTTCCACGGCACGGAACCCGGCCCCTCCGGTTTCGGACGGCTGGCCTCACTGGTGGAGGCGGACCTCCGCTACCGCGACTCCGAGCAGTTCGCACTCGACCGCCTGTACTGGGCGGAGCGGCTCGCCCGCTGCGCTCCCGCACAGCCCCTCTCCGACCACTCCAGGCTGCCCGGCTCCCGTCATCAGCCTGACTCCCGTCGGACCCTCCGTGTCACGGCAGACATCACCCCCGAGCTGCGCGAACGGATCAGGACCACCGTCAGCCGTGCTTTCCCTGCGGTCATCGGGGCGCTCGTGGCGCTGTACATGCACAAGTCCGGCTCCGGACGTGACGTCGTCCTCGGACTCCCGGTGACGGCACGCGTGTACCAGGAAGCCCGCCGGACGCCATGCATGATGTCGAACATGCTCCCCATCCGGTTGTCCGTGGACGCCGACCTCACGTTTCCCCAGCTCGTACGCCGGACGTCGCAGCACATGCGGGAGGCGCTGCCCCACCAGCGCTACCCACTGGAGGCCATCCACCGCGATCTCGGTCTGCCCCCGGGAGGGGCGAGGGTCGTCGGCCCCAGCGTCAACGTGATGACTTTCGACGATGGCATGTTCGACCTCGGTGGGGCCGGCGTGACAGCGCACAACCTGGCCATCGGCCCGGTTGAGGACATGTCGGTCACCGTCTACGACCGACACGACGGACGTGGCATGCAGATCATGCTCGACGTCAACGCCGACAGCTACGACCTTGAGCAGGCCACCACTCACCTCGACCGTATGGTACGTCTGCTGGAACGCGTCCCCGACGATGCCGAGCGCCGCCTCGCCGAGATGGATCTGCTGACGGCGGAGGAGCGTGACCGGGTGGTGCATGGTTTCAACGACACCGCCCGTCAGGTGGTGCCGGGGGTGGTGCCGGGGTTGTTCCAGGCGCGGGTGGCTGCCGCTCCGCAGGCTGTGGCGGTGGTGTGCGGGGATACCGCTGTGAGTTACGCGGAGCTTGATGGGCGGGTGGGGCGGCTGGCGGGTTATCTGGCCGGTCAGGGGGTGGGGCCGGAGTCGGTGGTGGCAGTGGCGCTGGAGCGGTCGGTGGATCTGGTGGTCGCGCTGCTGGCGGTGCACCGGGCCGGAGGCGCCTACCTTCCGCTGGACCCGGACTACCCGCCGGGCCGGCTGGAGTACATGCTGCGCGACGCCCGCCCGGCCCTGGTGATCACCGTGGAGGGGCTGCGGCCGGTGCTGCCGGACACGCATTCCCTGCCGGTGGTCATCCTCGATGACCCGCACACGGTCGCGGACCTGGCGGGGTGTGAACCGGCCCGCGGGATCCCGGAATCCCTCACGCCCGCTCACCCGGCGTATGTGATGTACACCTCCGGATCGACCGGACAGCCCAAGGGCGTGATCATCCCGCATGAGGGCATCGTCAACCGACTGGCCTCGCTCCAGGGACAGTACGCACTCGGTTCTTCGGACCGGGTGCTCCATAAGACCCCGATCGGGTTCGACGCATCGGTTTCGGAGATCTTCTGGCCGCTGGCTCAGGGCGCGACGCTGGTGGTGGCGGCCCCGGGCGGACACCGGGATCCGGGCTATCTGGCCGAGCTGATACGGCGGGAGCGGATCACGGTGGCCGATTTCGTGCCGTCGATGCTGCAGGCGTTTCTCCGGGAGCCGGATGCCGCGGCGTGTACGGCGCTGCGGGCGGTGTTCTGTGGCGGTGAGGCGTTGTCGGCCGGGCTGCGGGATGAGCTCCAGGCCGTGCTGGATGTGCCGTTGCACAATGTGTACGGTCCCACCGAGGCGTCGGTCGATGTCACCGCCTGGCGCTGCACCAGGGACGACGGCAGTGCGGTGCCGATCGGTGCACCGGTGTGGAACACCCGGGCGTATGTTCTGGACGAGGCGTTGTGCCCGGTCCCGCCGGGGGTGCGGGGTGAGCTGTATCTGGCGGGTGTGCAGCTGGCGCGGGGCTATGTCAACCGTCCCGGACTGACCGCCGAGCGGTTTGTCGCCTGCCCCCTGGGCGCTCCGGGAGAGCGGATGTACCGCACCGGCGACCTGGCCCGCTGGCGGCCCGACGGCAGCCTGGAGTACCTGGGCCGCACCGACGACCAGATCAAACTACGCGGCTTCCGCATCGAACCCGGCGAGATCGAATCCGCTCTGGCCGCCCACCCCGACATCGCCGAGGCGGTGGTGGTCGTCCGCGAGGACCGTCCCGGCGACCGCCGACTCGTCGGCTACGCGGTACCCACCACCCCCCAACGGCCCGTGGACCCACAGCAACTGCGCCACTTCACCGGCCGGCACCTGCCCGACTACATGATCCCGGCGACAGTCGTCATCCTGGACGCACTGCCCCTGTCACCCAACGGGAAACTGGATCGCAGGGCGCTGCCGGTGCCGGAGTATGGCGTGGCTGTGGTGGGCAGGGCGCCTCGCACGATGCTGGAAGAGGTGTTGTGCGCGGTGATCGCGGAGGTCGTCGGTGTGCCGGACATCGGGATCGATGACAACTTCTTCGAGCTCGGACTGCAGTCGCTGATGGCGGTGACGGTGGTGGAGCGTCTGCGGGCGCGGGGGGTTGCTGTCGATGTGCGGGCGTTGTTCGCGACGCCGACGGTGGAGAGTCTGGCGCGGTCGGCGGTGGGCCGCGGTGAGGTGGTGGTGCCTGCCAACGGTATTCCGGCCGGGGCGGAGCGGATCACGCCGCAGATGCTGACGCTGGTGGACCTGGATCAGGCGGAGATCGACGGCATCGTGGCCAGGATTCCGGGCGGCGCGCCGAACATCGCGGATGTCTACCCCCTGGCGCCTTTGCAGGAGGGCCTGCTCTTCCACCACCTCCTCGAACCGGAGACCAGCGATGTCCATGTGTTGTCGGACCTCCTCATGCTGGAGGACCGGGAGCGTCTGAGGGCGTTCTTGCGTGCGCTGCAGTGTGTGGTGGACCGGCATGACATCCTGCGCACGGCGGTGCTGTGGGAGGGCCTGCCCGAGCCGGTGCAGGTCGTACAGCGCGAGGCCCGCATCCACACCGAACACCTGGACATCGATCCCGGTACCGCCTCCCCGCACGCCGGTGGGGATGACCCTGATCCCGGTACCGCCTCCCCGCACGCCGGTGAGGATGACCCTGATCCCGGTACCGCCTCCCCGCACGCCGGTGAGGATGACCCTGATCCCGGTACCGCCTCCCCGCACGCCGGTGGGGATGTCGCTGGGCTGACCCACGCCCTGCTCCGGGCGGGCGATACGCCACTGATGGTGGGCCGTGCGCCGCTGCTGCGTGTCCTGACCGCCGCGGTGCCCGGTACTCAGCGGCACCTGGCCCTGGTCCAGGTGCACCACCTTATCCATGATCACACCGCATCGGAGGTGTTGTTGGGGGAGGTGCGGGCGTTTTTGGAGGGGTGTGAGGCGGGGCTTGGGGTTCCGTTGCCGTTCCGGGACTTTGTGGCTCAGGCGCGGCTGCGTATCTCGCGTCGGGAGCACGAGGAGTTCTTCGCGGGGCTGCTGGCGGGGGTGGATGAGCCGACCGCGCCGTTCGGGCTGGTGGATGTGCATGGCGATGGGCGTCAGGTGCATGAGGCGGTACGGGTGGTCGATGCCGGTGTGGCCGGGCGGGTACGGCAGCAGGCGCGGCGGCTGGGGGTGAGTCCGGCGGCGTTGTTCCATCTGGTGTGGGCACGGGTGGTCGCGGTGGCCTCGGGCCGCCAGGATGTCGTCTTCGGCACGGTGCTGTTCGGGCGGATGCAGGCGGGGGCGGGTGCCGACCGGGTACCGGGCCCGTTCATCAACACGCTGCCGGCGCGTGTCCGTCTGGGCGCAGGGGGTGTCGCCGATGCGGTCCAGGGGCTGCAGCGGCAGCTTGCCGACCTGCTCGATCACGAGCACGCGCCGCTGAGCCTGGCCCAGCAGGCCACCGGTCGCCCCACCGGGGCCCCCTTGTTCACCTCACTCCTCAACTACCGCCATAACCCCTCCTCCAGCCAGGAACTCATCACCGGACTGGAGGGTATCGAGGTGGTGTTCAGCCGCGAGCGCTCGAACTATCCCCTGGCTTGCTCGGTGGATGACACCGGTGAGGGTTTCGAGCTGACCGTCGCCGCGGCCGCCCCGGTGGATCCCGGTGTCGTGGCCGGGTGGGTGCACAACGCGCTGGAGTCGTTGGCGTCCCTGCTGGAGACGGCTGCCGATGCCGGGCCGCAGCAGATCTTGCTGCTTGATGCGGGAGAGCGTGACCGGGTGGTGCATGGTTTCAACGACACCGCCCGTCAGGTGGTGCCGGGGGTGCTGCCGGGGTTGTTCCAGGCGCAGGTGGCTGCCGCTCCGCAGGCTGTGGCGGTGGTGTGCGGGGATACCGCTGTGAGTTACGCGGAGCTTGATGGGCGGGTGGGGCGGCTGGCGGGTTATCTGGCCGGTCAGGGGGTGGGGCCGGAGTCGGTGGTGGCAGTGGCGCTGGAGCGGTCGGTGGATCTGGTGGTCGCGCTGCTGGCGGTGCACCGGGCCGGAGGCGCCTACCTTCCGCTGGACCCGGACTACCCGCCGGGCCGGCTGGAGTACATGCTGCGCGACGCCCGCCCGGCCCTGGTGATCACCGTGGAGGGGCTGCGGCCGGTGCTGCCGGACACGCATTCCCTGCCGGTGGTCATCCTCGATGACCCGCGCACGGTCGCGGACCTGGCGGGGTGTGAACCGGCCCGCGGGATCCCGGAATCCCTCACGCCCGCTCACCCGGCGTATGTGATGTACACCTCCGGATCGACCGGACAGCCCAAGGGCGTGATCATCCCGCATGAGGGCATCGTCAACCGGCTGGCAGCCATCCAGGGACAGTACGCACTCGGTTCTTCGGACCGGGTGCTCCACAAAACCCCGATCGCCTTCGATGTATCGGTTTCGGAGATCTTCTGGCCGCTGGCTCAGGGCGCGACGCTGGTCATGGCGGCCCCCGGCGGACACCGGGATCCGGGCTATCTGGCCCAGCTGATGCAGCGGGAACACATCACGGTGGCCAACTTCGTGCCGTCGGTGCTGCAGGCGTTCCTCCGGGAGCCGGCCGCCCGGGCCTCCACCCATCTGAAGATCATGCTCTGCGGCGGCGAGGCGTTGCCGGCCGGGCTGCGGGATGACTTCCAGAGCGTGCTGGATGTGCCGTTGCTCAATCTCTACGGTCCCACCGAAGCATCGGTCGATGTCACCGCCTGGCGCTGCACCAGGGACGACGGCAGTGCGGTGCCCATCGGCGCACCGATGCCCAACACCCGGGCGTATGTCCTGGACGAGGCGTTGTGCCCGGTCCCGCCGGGGGTGCGGGGTGAGCTGTATCTGGCGGGTGTGCAGCTGGCGCGGGGCTATGTCAACCGTCCCGGACTGACCGCCGAGCGGTTTGTCGCCTGCCCCCTGGGCGCTCCGGGAGAGCGGATGTACCGCACCGGCGACCTGGCCCGCTGGCGGCCCGACGGCAGCCTGGAGTACCTGGGCCGCACCGACGACCAGATCAAACTACGCGGACTGCGTATCGAACCCGGGGAGATCGCAGCCACCTTCACCGCCCGCCCCGACATCGCCCAGGCGGTGGTGGTGGCCCGCGAGGACCGTCCCGGTGACGCAAGGCTGGTGGGCTATGTCGTGCCGGTGGCGGGCCGTACCGTCGATGTGACCGATGTGCGCCGGTACGCAGCCCGGACATTGCCGGACTACATGGTGCCCACCGCGGTAATGGTCCTGGACGCACTGCCCCTGTCACCCAACGGGAAACTGGATCGCAGAGCGCTGCCGGTGCCGGATCTCACCTCGGTGGCAGGACGCCGACCGCGTACTCCGCGCGAGGAGACCCTGTGCAAGCTGTTCGGAGAAGTGCTCGGGGTCGAGCACGTCGGCATCGACGACAACTTCTTCGAACTGGGCGGGCATTCCCTGCTGGCCACGCGAGTGGTCAGCCGCATTCGCTCCACTCTCGGCATCGATGTGTCGATCGGAACTCTGTTCGAGGCGCCGACCGTGGCCGAACTCGGTGAACACCTCTCCGACGCGGTGAACTCGGAGCGCCCCAAGCTGCGCCGCATGCAGCGGCCCCTGGACGACGACTGACCGCGGATGCCGTTGCTCGGATCTCCCAGCCGACGGAGGCCGCGACTGTGACGCCTATGGTTGCGAGTTCGCCGTGGATTGCCCGCGAGCGGTGCCGGTTGCCCGGGCGAGGAAGGGAACGACCTAGTAGGACTCCGTCAGGTCTTTGCGTCGGTTGTGTTCAGCTGCATGGTGGGTGTGTGGATGCACATGAAGTGAACCGTTCTCGGGCCACGTTGGCGTTATTCGTGGCGGAGGTGTTCGCCTCGGTACCGCGGAAGGACCAGCGGGCCATCCGTTACGCAGTCGGCATCCGCGGCGATATCACCGTCCAGCGCCACGAGGGTGGTCCCCGCCGTCCCCGCCTGGTCCGGCACCGGCCGCCGGCCGGCCGGTGCCCCGCTACCGACAGCCACCGGTGACGGTAGCGGAACTGGCCGCGGCCGCCGGACGGGAAGCCTTCAGCGAGGTGACCTGGCGGGAAGGCTCCCGCGGACCGATGACCTCCTGCTTCCTCACCATGCCTGTCCGGCCGGCCGGGGTACGCTCACGCCGGCCGGCCCAGGCAGCCGCGGAGGCCGAGCACGGCCAGTGGGACGGCGTCCTGCCCCAGGTGCGGCTGCTCGCCCAATGGCCCGACGGCGAGGACGAACCGACCCGCTTCTGGCTGTCGGACCTGCCCGAGGACACCGCCGTCGCCGACCTGGTCCGCCCGGCAAAGATCCGCCGGCGGATCGAACACGACTACCGCGAACTCAAGCACGGCCTCGGCCTGGACCACTTCGAAGGCCGCTCCTGGAACGGCCGGCACCACCACGCCACCCTGGTCACCGCCGCCCACGCCTTCCTCACCGAACAGCGCCTGTCCCCAAAAGCCGACACACCGGACTCACCCTCTACCAGACCCTCGACGCCCTCCAAGACCTCCTGAACTGCTGGACCGGCATCTGCGCCACCTGCCACCAACCTCTGCCCAGCAGGGCCACACCAAGATCAAGACAGACCTAACGGAGTCCTACTAGTGCCGCACCAGGCAAGGTTCGCCCCGTTGTGACGTGTCGCTCGGTTGCTGCGCCAGGCGGCACCGAGTTGTTGACGGGACTTCCTCAGGACTCGCCGAGCACCTCCTGATGGAGAGCGTGGATGCAAGCGAGCGCTATTGGCGGCTGAGGGTGCGTGTGATCCCGGCGGCGACGGTCGTGGCGAGAACCCAACCGACGGCGATCAGTAGGTAGGACAACCACTGATAAACGCCGGTGGGTGTGAAGGCATTCTGCTGACCGAAGTCGATGATCGGCAGCAGGAGGTCCAGGGTGTATATGGGGGCATTGAATCCTGGGCCTTTGCCGTGCTCGGCAGGGGGTGGATGGTGCATTCCATACGCGACTGAGCCCAGAAGGAGCAGGGCCAGGAGCCAGCCACCGGCACGGGTGGGGCGGAAGCCGTAGCCCACGGTCGCGTCCTGGAGATAACCCCATAGCTTGGCGTACCAGGGCAGAGTGACCCGGCGTCGACGCTGCTTGGCGAGTTGGACTGTGCGGGCGTCGGCGTCATCACCGAAGCGGCGGTAGGAGGCCGCGAGCTGCTCGTAGCTGTGAGGGACGAAGCCGTCCGCATCGCGCTGCAGCAAGGCGAGTCGGTCTGCGGCGGGAAGGCGCGGGGTAAGCGCCTCGTATGTCAGTCCCTCCAGGCGTACCGTGGCTGGCCAGACCTGTGGTGCAGCCTCGATGACCTTGAAGCTGGCGTAGTGCATGTTGACGTCGCCGGAAACTGGTTGTGCATCTCGCAGCGTCAGCTGGGTGGCTTCGCAGCTGCTGATGCCCATTGCGACGCCGCCTGGGTTGCTGAGCTTGGCTTCGATGAAGGAGATCCAGCCTGTGACCTTGGCGCCGGTAAGCCTGACCCGGCCTTCGGCAGTGAGGCCACCAGCGTTGAGGACGGTTCCGATGGTGAGCCGTGCGGCGTCGAGGGCATCGCCATTCGCGTTCTTGACCTGGGCATCTTCTAGATCGATAGCCCCTGCGATATGCGCCGTGCTGAGGCGGATCCCACCCAGTGTCACGAGGCCGGGTGCCCATACATCGGCACCGACAGAGGCGTGATCGAGTTGGAGGGCCCATCCGCCACCAGTCCCGAGGTGCGCGTGGTCCAGGAAGATCCCGCTGGATATCTCCGCGTTGCTCAGCTGGGCACTTCCCGCTATCCGGCAGTTCGTGAGCCGGAGTGCGCCATCGATGCGTAGGGACGTGGCCGCCAGAGAGGGAAGACAGGACCCGCTGAGGTCGAGTTGGCGGGTCTGCGTCCCGTCGAGTTCCAAGGAGTGCTGGAAGTGGCAGGAGGTCAGACAGATTGGGTGGTGTATCTCTGCGTGCTGGAGGTCGAGGACGCCGGTAATTCTCGCTCCGGCGACGCGCAGAGCGGGCGCTTCGCCGGGTTCGGATGAACTTCCCAGGAGGACGGCCCGGATGACCTCAGCCCGAACAGTCCGTTCCGCGCTCTGAATCGTCGCGGGGTCCTCATTTTCGTCTCGGCGGACGTCGATCGCTGCGCCACGAGGGACCGCCTGCCAGATGCGACGTTCCAGAGGCGTCAGGTCTGTGATGTCCATCCGCAGGACCTTATCCGTTGAGGCACTGCGATACGGGAGAAGATGGCGACCTGGTCTCACAAGCGGCCCCCAGGTTCAGCTCCTTTGCCCGGAGATGACGGCAAGAATGATCAGGTGGCTGAAACTCTAAAACTGACGATCATCGTTGACACCTGGGTCTCTGATCACTACGGAGATCCACATGCCGAAGTCCACTCCCACCGCCCCGCCGCTTGACCGTGAGGGCAAGCGGCGGCTGGCGGTGATACGCCATGTCGAAGAGGTCACCGGGAACGTCGCGATGTCCTGCCGGTACTTCGGGATCAGCCGGCAGGCGTACTACACGTGGTACCGCCGCTACCAGGCCGAGGGAGCGGAGGGGCTGCGCACCCGCTCCAAGGCGCCGAAGACGTCGCCGAACGCGACGCACGTCGAGGTGGTCGGGAAGATCATCTACCTGCGGCAGAACTACCACTTCGGCCCGGAGAAGATCGCGATGTACCTCAAGCGGTACCACGACGTCACCATCAGCAAGTCGGGCGTGTGGCGGATCCTGCACCGTCTGGACATGGGCCGCCTGCCGGCCTCGCAACGCTACAAGCGCCACGACAAGCGGTGGAAGCGGTACGAGAAGCAGCTGCCCGGCCACCGCGTGCAGATCGACGTGAAGTTCATCGAGCCCCTCGCCTCCGCAGCCCAGGGATGGCGCGGCGGCCGCAACAAGTACTACCAGTTCACGGCCATCGACGACTGCACTCGCCTGCGCATCCTGCGGATCTATCCCGCGCTGAACCAGAAGACGGCCATTCAGTTCCTCGACTACGTCATCCAGCGCCTGCCGTTCCAGGTCGAGGTGGTCCAGACCGACAACGGTGCCGAGTTCCAGACTGCCTTCCACTGGCACGTGCTCGACAAGGGCATCGCCCACACCTACATCAAGCCCCGCACACCACGTCTGAACGGCAAGGTCGAACGCTCCCACCGCATCGACGCCGAGGAGTTCTACCGGCTGCTCGACGGCGTCATCATCGACGACGCCGAGGTCTTCAACGACAAGCTGCGCGAGTGGGAGGACTACTACAACTACCATCGCCCCCACGGCGGCCTCAGCGGCCAAACCCCATACGAACGCCTCAAGCAGAAGACCGCGGCCCAGGCGTAATCGGTGATCGTCAGTGGCACACGTAGGGCCCGCCGCGTCGTCGGGTCAATCGCCGACCGGGGCCGGGGCACGGCCGGCGTGCCCGGGCTGCTGGGGGCTGTCGGTCCGAATCCGGGACGGCGGTCGGGAGGCCGCGCGGGTTCGAGGTCGGCCAGCGACCAACGGGCGGTGTACAGGCGACAGGACGACGTGCAGCCGCGTAGCGTCTTCGCTTCGTTTATACCCAGGCAAGGCGCGACGATCGCCGCGTCCACGGACCTCTCGAACGGGCCGGGGCCTCGTCGGCGGCCGTCGGCCACGGCCGTGTGCAGGCGGCTCTTGACCGTGCCTTCGGGAATGCCGACCAGCTGTGCGAGGGTGGGGTGGACGCGGCGAAGTGTCCGGCAGTGCCCGACGAAAAGGGCTCAGCGTGATCGGGATGTCTCCCGGCTGACATGCCCGGCCGGCTCGGCGCCGCCGTTCACCGCGGGTGGCTCGGGCAGCCAGTCGTGCGCCGGGTCGTACTCCA
This window contains:
- a CDS encoding thioesterase II family protein, whose translation is MSSATLPFWHRRNTDAVARLFCVPHAGGGALAYRDWIPEGGRDLDVQPVQLPGREGQAGAPLVDTMTTLVNGVLGPAVAEASDRPIVLFGHSMGAAIAAEITAWLLRHGRRAPELLVVSSYSGSEDSPLRHGADVTDEELIENVLPMGGTDPRVLLESSMRAYFLEVIRNDLRLLRTYRRSYRRLPVPILAVGGDADDGVSPADLAAWRDRSSSSFRLCVRSGGHFPSREQARHLVDLVREDLSHRAFDTGTKGGPVPDLQR
- a CDS encoding MbtH family protein; the encoded protein is MTNPFEDAEGEFLVLVNSEEQHSIWPAQLEVPAGWTTVFGAAGQDACVAYVNEHWTDIRPLSLRDASV
- a CDS encoding membrane-associated oxidoreductase; amino-acid sequence: MDITDLTPLERRIWQAVPRGAAIDVRRDENEDPATIQSAERTVRAEVIRAVLLGSSSEPGEAPALRVAGARITGVLDLQHAEIHHPICLTSCHFQHSLELDGTQTRQLDLSGSCLPSLAATSLRIDGALRLTNCRIAGSAQLSNAEISSGIFLDHAHLGTGGGWALQLDHASVGADVWAPGLVTLGGIRLSTAHIAGAIDLEDAQVKNANGDALDAARLTIGTVLNAGGLTAEGRVRLTGAKVTGWISFIEAKLSNPGGVAMGISSCEATQLTLRDAQPVSGDVNMHYASFKVIEAAPQVWPATVRLEGLTYEALTPRLPAADRLALLQRDADGFVPHSYEQLAASYRRFGDDADARTVQLAKQRRRRVTLPWYAKLWGYLQDATVGYGFRPTRAGGWLLALLLLGSVAYGMHHPPPAEHGKGPGFNAPIYTLDLLLPIIDFGQQNAFTPTGVYQWLSYLLIAVGWVLATTVAAGITRTLSRQ
- a CDS encoding non-ribosomal peptide synthetase, with protein sequence MSSQLGVWFASQTGGNRGYWIAEYYDIDGPVEGEVFEKAWYQAFDEVESGSIRVTEENEGLYQTTGAAPRPVIQWLDLSDEPSAEAAAHQFMSADLDRDVDLTTAPLVSVALIKVSDKRFFWYQKVHHIALDGYGGSLFAQRVGHLYNARFHGTEPGPSGFGRLASLVEADLRYRDSEQFALDRLYWAERLARCAPAQPLSDHSRLPGSRHQPDSRRTLRVTADITPELRERIRTTVSRAFPAVIGALVALYMHKSGSGRDVVLGLPVTARVYQEARRTPCMMSNMLPIRLSVDADLTFPQLVRRTSQHMREALPHQRYPLEAIHRDLGLPPGGARVVGPSVNVMTFDDGMFDLGGAGVTAHNLAIGPVEDMSVTVYDRHDGRGMQIMLDVNADSYDLEQATTHLDRMVRLLERVPDDAERRLAEMDLLTAEERDRVVHGFNDTARQVVPGVVPGLFQARVAAAPQAVAVVCGDTAVSYAELDGRVGRLAGYLAGQGVGPESVVAVALERSVDLVVALLAVHRAGGAYLPLDPDYPPGRLEYMLRDARPALVITVEGLRPVLPDTHSLPVVILDDPHTVADLAGCEPARGIPESLTPAHPAYVMYTSGSTGQPKGVIIPHEGIVNRLASLQGQYALGSSDRVLHKTPIGFDASVSEIFWPLAQGATLVVAAPGGHRDPGYLAELIRRERITVADFVPSMLQAFLREPDAAACTALRAVFCGGEALSAGLRDELQAVLDVPLHNVYGPTEASVDVTAWRCTRDDGSAVPIGAPVWNTRAYVLDEALCPVPPGVRGELYLAGVQLARGYVNRPGLTAERFVACPLGAPGERMYRTGDLARWRPDGSLEYLGRTDDQIKLRGFRIEPGEIESALAAHPDIAEAVVVVREDRPGDRRLVGYAVPTTPQRPVDPQQLRHFTGRHLPDYMIPATVVILDALPLSPNGKLDRRALPVPEYGVAVVGRAPRTMLEEVLCAVIAEVVGVPDIGIDDNFFELGLQSLMAVTVVERLRARGVAVDVRALFATPTVESLARSAVGRGEVVVPANGIPAGAERITPQMLTLVDLDQAEIDGIVARIPGGAPNIADVYPLAPLQEGLLFHHLLEPETSDVHVLSDLLMLEDRERLRAFLRALQCVVDRHDILRTAVLWEGLPEPVQVVQREARIHTEHLDIDPGTASPHAGGDDPDPGTASPHAGEDDPDPGTASPHAGEDDPDPGTASPHAGGDVAGLTHALLRAGDTPLMVGRAPLLRVLTAAVPGTQRHLALVQVHHLIHDHTASEVLLGEVRAFLEGCEAGLGVPLPFRDFVAQARLRISRREHEEFFAGLLAGVDEPTAPFGLVDVHGDGRQVHEAVRVVDAGVAGRVRQQARRLGVSPAALFHLVWARVVAVASGRQDVVFGTVLFGRMQAGAGADRVPGPFINTLPARVRLGAGGVADAVQGLQRQLADLLDHEHAPLSLAQQATGRPTGAPLFTSLLNYRHNPSSSQELITGLEGIEVVFSRERSNYPLACSVDDTGEGFELTVAAAAPVDPGVVAGWVHNALESLASLLETAADAGPQQILLLDAGERDRVVHGFNDTARQVVPGVLPGLFQAQVAAAPQAVAVVCGDTAVSYAELDGRVGRLAGYLAGQGVGPESVVAVALERSVDLVVALLAVHRAGGAYLPLDPDYPPGRLEYMLRDARPALVITVEGLRPVLPDTHSLPVVILDDPRTVADLAGCEPARGIPESLTPAHPAYVMYTSGSTGQPKGVIIPHEGIVNRLAAIQGQYALGSSDRVLHKTPIAFDVSVSEIFWPLAQGATLVMAAPGGHRDPGYLAQLMQREHITVANFVPSVLQAFLREPAARASTHLKIMLCGGEALPAGLRDDFQSVLDVPLLNLYGPTEASVDVTAWRCTRDDGSAVPIGAPMPNTRAYVLDEALCPVPPGVRGELYLAGVQLARGYVNRPGLTAERFVACPLGAPGERMYRTGDLARWRPDGSLEYLGRTDDQIKLRGLRIEPGEIAATFTARPDIAQAVVVAREDRPGDARLVGYVVPVAGRTVDVTDVRRYAARTLPDYMVPTAVMVLDALPLSPNGKLDRRALPVPDLTSVAGRRPRTPREETLCKLFGEVLGVEHVGIDDNFFELGGHSLLATRVVSRIRSTLGIDVSIGTLFEAPTVAELGEHLSDAVNSERPKLRRMQRPLDDD
- a CDS encoding IS481 family transposase, yielding MPKSTPTAPPLDREGKRRLAVIRHVEEVTGNVAMSCRYFGISRQAYYTWYRRYQAEGAEGLRTRSKAPKTSPNATHVEVVGKIIYLRQNYHFGPEKIAMYLKRYHDVTISKSGVWRILHRLDMGRLPASQRYKRHDKRWKRYEKQLPGHRVQIDVKFIEPLASAAQGWRGGRNKYYQFTAIDDCTRLRILRIYPALNQKTAIQFLDYVIQRLPFQVEVVQTDNGAEFQTAFHWHVLDKGIAHTYIKPRTPRLNGKVERSHRIDAEEFYRLLDGVIIDDAEVFNDKLREWEDYYNYHRPHGGLSGQTPYERLKQKTAAQA